GACTGTAACTCAGGATTTAGCTGTTTTCTTTGGGCTACAATTGGGCTGCTAATTACCAAAGTTTGTGCAGTTCCATGATTAGAATAATTCAGTTCATTAACTAACATCTGGCTCCCAACTTCCATCGGGATTAGTTCCATATTTAGCTGCTCGAAGAACTTCTTTAATTGTGGTGTAACCATCCCGCCATCCCAAGGCCCCCAACCGATAGAAACTACACGGCAATAAGGGTATTTACGCTGAAGTAAATAGGCTGTTTTATTGAGTATTTCGTTAGCTAGTGCATAATCCGATTGACCTGGATTACCATAAAAAGCTACAAAAGAGGAAAAGAGAACAATGAAATTTAATTGATTTGGTTCTACAGAGCTAAGTAAGCTTTCTAAACCTTCAACTTTAGCAGTATAAACAGTTTCAAAATCCTGCTCTGTTTTGTTTTCAATTAACTTATCTGCTAAGTTACCAGCCCCATGAATAATTCCTGTAATTTGCCCTAGCCGCTGAACGATTGGTGCTAATTCCACCTGTAAAGCAGAATAATTGGTAATATCCACACTGAGATATTCTGCTTGCCCTCCAGCTTGTTGAATCGTAGAAAGGGTTGTGGTAATTTCTCGCTGGGCTGATAAATGATTAAATGCTTTTTGGATTTTTACAGGTGTAGGTTTATCACCTTGGGCAATTAAATCCTGCATAATCCGTTTTTTTATTTCAGCTTCATTATAGCAGTCTTTTGCCCATTCAGGTTCAGTTTTAGCAAGTTGAGAGCGACCAAGCAATATAAATTTACACTGATATTGCTTTGCTAATTTGATGGTGCATTGCGCTGTAACCCCTCTTCCTCCACCGCTAACAAGAATAACGGATGATGAATCAATTTTGGTGTTTCTGTTCATTTTACTTATTTTTAGTGCGCCAACACAGGGATTGAGATGAGCTTAAAGAAAGTGGGTTTCTGTGGTTAAACCTTTGTTATTTGTTATGTATAACCTTCAAGAAACCCAGCTTTTAATCTGCTGTAAAACCGATCTAAGTTAGCCCTGTGAATTACTAAGCGATACATGCTGTTTGGGATGCTAGAGTTACTCTTCCCTGAGAGTTATATGCAACTTCCAAAATTAGGGAATTAGGATCGTGCAGTTCAGCCATGATGAAGTTTGCTGAAGCTTCTGCATTTAATTCTGGACTCAGATCGATTGCTCGGCAAAACACTCCTTCCCACTCCAGATTGAGAGTTTTTGTAAGACCAAACAGACCACCACTAATGGCGCTAAAGTCAATTGTTGCCCCTAGTCCAAACTCACCATCAAGACGAGCAACAGTGAGGAAATAACTGCGTCCTGTTTGTGCAACTTGATTGAGCGATCGCTTTAAGTGCTTTGCTAAAAGAAATACACTCTTGAGGATGGACTTTTCAGATTTAGAATCACATACCTTATGTTCGGGATGTAGATGGATGAAAGCTCCAATCAAACCATAAGTCTCTGAGATGATTGCCAGTTGCTGTTGCAGATGTTCTTCACTAAAATTTGCAAGTGCAACGCGATTCACTCCTTGGGGTAGAGGTGGGCGCTCCATCACTATAGATTGAGGAAAGCTAAGAACAACTACTTGCCACCCTTCCTCGCTCAAGAGTTTAGCTAATCTATTGGTGGTGAGGGAACCGTCATCTGTGAGCAGACAAGTATGAAACTCTGGTAGGGTAAATTGCCAGAAATCAGGTACAGGTAGAGGCATAAGTTTGACCAGACAGCGCCGAATGCGGTGATTTATTTGAGGTTGCTGGTTATCAGACCACGCTGAGGCATTTTTTTTTAGCCTCTGCTATCTTTGTCCCTAAGTAGGCACTAATCTTGCCAATTGTTCGCTGTTCTCCTAGTTCCTCTGGACTCAACTTGGGCAAATTAGGGAATAAATCCTGCATTGCACCGATAATTTCAGCCCTTTTAATTGAGTCAATTCCCAAATCTGCTTCTAAGTGCATTTCTGTCTCTAACATCTCTGCTGGATAACCTGTTTTATCACTGATTACACTCAACAAAGACTCGGCTATAGAAGCATTATAGCTAGACTCTGTTTCTATAGATGAATTTTCTTGCGTAGCGGGTAATGGAATAGTCAGATGATTGATTGAATTAGTTTGTGCTTGGGCAACTGGTGTAGTAGATACCAGAGTATTGACAGGAGTTTCTAGTTTAGGTGTCTGCTCACTAACAGAAGTAACCTGTGGCTGGACAACTGGCGTTGTAAATGCCAAAGTATTTGCCGGAACCTGTTGTTGAGTTTCTAATGTTGGTGCTTGAGTAACAACAGAAGTAGCCTGTAGTTCAGCATTTTCTGTAGTGGCAGTTGCAACTAAATTAGCTTGTAGCTCGTTAGTTAGTGTTTTTTCAACAGTTGAATCTATGCACTGATGGTTGGGATTAACATTTCCTAATAGCACACGATATTGTTCCTGCATCAATTGGAAAAAGGATTGAGAGGATTGTGCTTGACTCTTGAGATATTGATCGTGTACCCGCAGAATTTCCGACTGATGATTATAAAACTGGATCAAAACCTTCTCTAAATAAGTACCTACGACAGGAAAGCTATTATGAGCGGATTGGGAAATAGGTTGCATCATCTCTTTTGACTCAATGTAAGGAACAATAAAGGACAAGTCTGAAGTATTAGCAGTCTCAGTTAACGGATGTGCAGATGTGGCAGACATAAATTCGGTTGGAATCACATCTTTATTAACAGTTGTAGGTTCTAAAAAGGCAACATCTGCGTTGGTAGTTGCTTCTGGTAGCGTGACATCGATGGGGACATTTGGATGTTCTGGAAAAGTGACATCTGTATTGACAGTTGTAGCTGCCGATGAAACGAATTGAGCAGCAGTAGCTGTTTCGAGTTGATTGACCATTTCTGGCTGTATCTGGTGACCATCTTGCAAAGCTTTTTCAAAAGCTGTTTTTGTTTTCTCACTGACATAGTTACTGCCCTTAAGAGTTATATTCAGCCGATTATTTTTTGCAACTTCGGTAGATAGAGGCTCAAACTGATAAGGATCAAGGTTTTGTAAGGATAAACCAGCTACACGTAGTTGCATAACTGCCTGCCGCATTTGGAGATCGCTATCTTTTTCCCGACTGGGATTCAGGGCGATCGCTAGGTGGGGGCGATCGCCAAGGGTAGCTTTCACAAAATTGGTAAGGATTTGTCTGGGGCCAATTTCCACGAAGCAATAACCACCAGCAGCATAGAGATTCTCTATTTCTTGTTCAAACAGTACCGACTGAAGAAGATGCCCTTCAAGGGTTTTTTGAATGCTCTCAGGCTCAGTTGAGTAAGCTTTGCCAGTGGTATTGGAATAAACGGGAATTTTTGGGCTGTGGAAAGCGATCGCCCCAATCGCTTCGGCAAAGGGTTGGCACGCATGACTGACGAAACGGGTATGAAATGCCGCAGATACGGGTAGTGGGGTGACAGAATAACCGCGTTTGCTCAGAATTTGTTGGATGGTAGCAATTTCTGGCTTTGCCCCCGATAGCACAACCTGATTTGGAGAATTAAAGTTGGCAACATTAAGATGAGATAAACCCTTGATTATTTGGGGAATTTGCCGAATATCTCCATTTACAGCCAGCATACTTCCAGCATCACAATCAGCATCATTTTTTGTGGTACTCATTGCTTGACCCCTAGCTTTAACTAGGTAGAAGTAATCTGCATCACTCAAAACCCCAGCAGCCCAGAGAGCCGTTAATTCTCCAAAGCTATGCCCCATAACAAAATCTGCCTTGAACCCAGCTTGTTGAAGGATTTTGTATAAACCTGCACTAAAAGCACCGATCGCTGGTTGAGCATTTTCAGTCCGTTGCAAAGCTTCAATCTGGCTAGCTTTTTGATTGCTGTCAAATGTAGGGTGAGGAAAAACAACTTGAGAAACTGGTTGTAAACCATTTTCAATGAAGAGGTCATCCAGAGATTTGTAGGCTTGGCGCAGAGTAGGGAAGTTAATGGCTAGTTTACTACCCATATTCAAATATTGAGATCCCTGCCCTGGAAACATAGCCACCACTTTACCTTCAAGAGACATACCTAACTTGCGGTAGTAAACCCCACGAGGATGTTCCCAAGTTGATGCTTGCGGTTGTTTTTGGAGCTGCTTAATCGCAATCTGTAGTAATTCCCCAGCTTCTAATTGGGATATAGCTACAAACCCCACTCTGGCGGCAGCAAGAGGAATATCTGAAGATTTAGAGCTGTTAATTAGTTCTTTATAGTATTGATTGCCAGTGGCGGATTCTAACTGTGACTTTGCATCCTCACATTTAGCCAACAACTGCTCTGGAGTATCAGCCCAAAGTAGAACTGACTGGGGAGCGTTGTGCAAACGATAAGCAAAGTTTTGTTCGCTCTTATATTCTTCTAGGACTACATGATAATTTGTGCCACCAAAACCAAATGAACTTACTCCGGCTCGTCTGGGTGTATCTGCATCCGGTTGGAGCCAAGGTCTTACCTCTGTGTTTAGGTAAAACGGAGAGTTGTCAATTCCAAATTTAGGATTCGGATTAGTAACGTTAATAGTGGGCGGTAGTACCTTGTGATATAGAGCCAGTACCGCTTTAATCAGACTCGCAGAACCCGCAGCAGCCTTAGTATGCCCAATTTGAGATTTGACACTCCCTAGTGCAATATGCTCTTTTTGAAGGTTGTTCTCACTGAAAACCTCATTTAAGGCTGTAAACTCGCATAAGTCACCAACTGGGGTTCCAGTGCCATGCGCTTCGATTAGGCCAATACTCGTGGGAGGAAAACCTGCATCTTCATAGGCCCGGCGTAATGTCCTGGTTTGCCCTTCTGGATGAGGGGCGTAAATGCTCTTAGATTTACCATCACTACCAGTACCCATACCTTTGATGACTGCATAAATGCGATCGCCGTCGCGCTCTGCATCCTCAAGGCGTTTCAGCACCAACATCCCAATACCTTCACCAACCATCATCCCATCCGACTCGGCATCGAAAGGATTCAAATAGTCTTTTTTAGATGAGGCGGGTGTTTTGCTAAAACACATATAATTGAAAATAGAGTTATCAGTCTCTACCCCACCGGTAATCATCATGTCGCATCGGCGCTCAATTAACTCGCTGATAGACATCTTCAGAGCGGTTAGGGAACTAGCACAGGCTGCATCTACTACGCAATTCATTCCTCCCAAATCCAGGCGGTTGGCAATCCGTCCGGAAACTACATTGGCGAGCCAACCCGGAAAGGAATTCTCTTCCCAACCTACATAAGCCAGCTTCATTTTCTCAATGACTTTCTGGGTATCTTGATCGGACATTCCACTGCTTTTGAGAACTTTTTCCCAAACAGGATATTGCAATCGAGTAGTCAACGGGACGATTAATTGCATACATCCGCCAATCACACCCAAGACTACG
This genomic interval from Nostoc flagelliforme CCNUN1 contains the following:
- a CDS encoding type I polyketide synthase; the protein is MDAQSQEQLHSQLQRVPIAIIGMSALFPKAKNLQEYWDNIIGKVDCITDIPTSRWNIDDYYDPDPTVPDKTYCKRGGFIPDIDFNPLEFGLPPNILEVTDIAQLLSLVVAKAAMEDAGYGESKNFSSNIHDKLRQRTGVVLGVIGGCMQLIVPLTTRLQYPVWEKVLKSSGMSDQDTQKVIEKMKLAYVGWEENSFPGWLANVVSGRIANRLDLGGMNCVVDAACASSLTALKMSISELIERRCDMMITGGVETDNSIFNYMCFSKTPASSKKDYLNPFDAESDGMMVGEGIGMLVLKRLEDAERDGDRIYAVIKGMGTGSDGKSKSIYAPHPEGQTRTLRRAYEDAGFPPTSIGLIEAHGTGTPVGDLCEFTALNEVFSENNLQKEHIALGSVKSQIGHTKAAAGSASLIKAVLALYHKVLPPTINVTNPNPKFGIDNSPFYLNTEVRPWLQPDADTPRRAGVSSFGFGGTNYHVVLEEYKSEQNFAYRLHNAPQSVLLWADTPEQLLAKCEDAKSQLESATGNQYYKELINSSKSSDIPLAAARVGFVAISQLEAGELLQIAIKQLQKQPQASTWEHPRGVYYRKLGMSLEGKVVAMFPGQGSQYLNMGSKLAINFPTLRQAYKSLDDLFIENGLQPVSQVVFPHPTFDSNQKASQIEALQRTENAQPAIGAFSAGLYKILQQAGFKADFVMGHSFGELTALWAAGVLSDADYFYLVKARGQAMSTTKNDADCDAGSMLAVNGDIRQIPQIIKGLSHLNVANFNSPNQVVLSGAKPEIATIQQILSKRGYSVTPLPVSAAFHTRFVSHACQPFAEAIGAIAFHSPKIPVYSNTTGKAYSTEPESIQKTLEGHLLQSVLFEQEIENLYAAGGYCFVEIGPRQILTNFVKATLGDRPHLAIALNPSREKDSDLQMRQAVMQLRVAGLSLQNLDPYQFEPLSTEVAKNNRLNITLKGSNYVSEKTKTAFEKALQDGHQIQPEMVNQLETATAAQFVSSAATTVNTDVTFPEHPNVPIDVTLPEATTNADVAFLEPTTVNKDVIPTEFMSATSAHPLTETANTSDLSFIVPYIESKEMMQPISQSAHNSFPVVGTYLEKVLIQFYNHQSEILRVHDQYLKSQAQSSQSFFQLMQEQYRVLLGNVNPNHQCIDSTVEKTLTNELQANLVATATTENAELQATSVVTQAPTLETQQQVPANTLAFTTPVVQPQVTSVSEQTPKLETPVNTLVSTTPVAQAQTNSINHLTIPLPATQENSSIETESSYNASIAESLLSVISDKTGYPAEMLETEMHLEADLGIDSIKRAEIIGAMQDLFPNLPKLSPEELGEQRTIGKISAYLGTKIAEAKKKCLSVV
- a CDS encoding SDR family NAD(P)-dependent oxidoreductase; this encodes MNRNTKIDSSSVILVSGGGRGVTAQCTIKLAKQYQCKFILLGRSQLAKTEPEWAKDCYNEAEIKKRIMQDLIAQGDKPTPVKIQKAFNHLSAQREITTTLSTIQQAGGQAEYLSVDITNYSALQVELAPIVQRLGQITGIIHGAGNLADKLIENKTEQDFETVYTAKVEGLESLLSSVEPNQLNFIVLFSSFVAFYGNPGQSDYALANEILNKTAYLLQRKYPYCRVVSIGWGPWDGGMVTPQLKKFFEQLNMELIPMEVGSQMLVNELNYSNHGTAQTLVISSPIVAQRKQLNPELQSFRIRRKLTLAANPFVYDHVIGGNPVLPAMCSIAWIANTCEQLYPGYKFFNCNSYKVLKGIIFDETLAKEYFLDLKEINKSDSGEINFEALLWSESSKGIPHYHYSAQIKLVQEIISAPTYKEFTQNQDPEVFSLLPYENGMLFHRPIFQGIKRILNITSDKLTAQCLLDNLEVEKQGQFPLQTFNPYTSDILFQCLLVWVKHFYNLGSLPLKVQNFKQFRPIPLDQEFYVSVKVLSESESNVYASATAHDAQGQIYIQISQMQVTTSERLNLLFLNNSCLEIDNSKIVN